A genome region from Mercenaria mercenaria strain notata chromosome 11, MADL_Memer_1, whole genome shotgun sequence includes the following:
- the LOC123531343 gene encoding uncharacterized protein LOC123531343 — MDHRIIYTEVRTYTYDANSDSEEVSEDFENITESVGNVSDLEGDTAELKGEVSQAVADVSKPAGDATEPERDVSDLEGESAELKGDVSEAVADVIEPVGDTTELERDFSEATGVISEATGDISEATGDISEATGVVIEAAGYVSEAVSKELPQSASRSWKDFSVCTISLIGLEIISKLNWPGGPDATTPESKEFYNNKLGRLWNKRK, encoded by the coding sequence ATGGATCATAGAATTATATACACTGAAGTGAGAACTTATACTTACGATGCAAATTCTGATAGTGAAGAAGTTTCTGAAGACTTTGAGAACATAACCGAGTCAGTAGGGAATGTTAGTGATTTGGAAGGGGACACGGCCGAGCTAAAAGGTGAAGTTAGTCAGGCAGTAGCAGATGTAAGCAAGCCGGCAGGGGATGCTACTGAGCCAGAACGGGATGTTAGTGATTTGGAAGGAGAGTCGGCCGAGCTAAAAGGTGATGTTAGTGAGGCTGTAGCGGATGTAATTGAGCCAGTAGGGGACACTACTGAGCTAGAACGGGATTTTAGTGAGGCAACAGGAGTTATTAGTGAGGCAACAGGGGATATTAGTGAGGCAACAGGGGATATTAGTGAGGCAACAGGAGTTGTTATTGAGGCAGCAGGATATGTAAGTGAGGCAGTAAGTAAAGAGTTGCCACAAAGTGCATCCAGGTCATGGAAGGACTTTTCAGTTTGTACGATATCTCTGATAGGACTAGAGattatttcaaagttaaactGGCCTGGTGGTCCTGATGCAACAACCCCAGAAAGCAAGGAGTTTTACAACAATAAATTGGGCAGATTGTGgaataaaaggaaataa